The genomic interval GTTGAGCCGATCTTGAAAAGACCGATGGGGACAGGCACGCTTTTTACGCGCATTCCACGGTCGGAATGCTTTGGGCGATGCCCTGGAGACGAGCGCCTTGGGGAGTAAGCGGAGCGGCTGCATCGAGGTCGGGCGGCGGAGCCTCGGCGGTGTCCTTCTGCTTCTGTCGCTGATGAGCGCTTGCGCCTCGTCGCTCGACAACCGAGCGACGCGCCCGGACCGACTCGGGCACGATTCGGCGGAAACGCTGTTTGCCGAGGCGTTCCACGAAATCCACCAATACTATTTGCAGCCGATTTCGAGCGAGACGCTGGCCATGGCCGGCCTCGCCCGGCTCGACCAGGACGACCGATCCTTCACGGTGGCCGAGATCGGCCATACCGTCGTGTTCTTCGACAAGGATACGGCGATCGAGCATGTGCCGGCGCCCGCCCCGGACGACGCCGACGGCTGGGCGGAAGTCGTGGCGACGGCGCTCGTCGACGGCCGCTCGCACGCGCCGGCGCTTGCGAGCGCCTCCGACGAGCAGCTTTACCAGAAACTGTTCGACGGCATCCTGCCCAAGCTCGACCGGTTCACCCGCTATGCCGGCGCCGACGCCGCGCGCGATCAGCGGGCGTCCCGCGACGGCTTCGGCGGCATCGGCATCACGCTCGACTATTCCGACGGCAATCCCCGCGTCTCGACCGTGACGCCTGGAACGCCGGCAGCACGCGAGATTCGCGTCGACGACCGGCTCGCTGCCGTCGACAACGTGCCGGTCGAGAGCCTGACCGAGCGGCAGGTCATCAACCGGCTGCGCGGCGAGCCCGGCTCGCGCGTCATCGTGACCCTGCGCCGGCCGGGGCGCGGCGAGCCGATCATGGTGTCCTTGCGGCGCGCGCTCATCGTGGCGCCGACCGTGACGGTCGACCGGGACGACCAAGTCGCGGTCTTCCGTATCTCGAGCTTCAACAGCGGCACGGTCCAGTCATTGGCCGACGCGATCGAGCGGATGCGGACGGAGCTTGGCCGGCAATGGCGCGGCGTCGTGCTCGACCTGCGCGGCAATCCAGGCGGCCTGCTCGAGCAGGCGACCGGCGTCGCGGCCCTGTTCATCGACCGTGGCCAGATCGTGAGCACGCGCGGCCGGGATCCGACGGCGACCCAGGATTTCGAGGCCCACACCGGTGACCAGACCCACGGGCTGCCCGTGGTTGTCCTCGTCAACGGCGGGTCCGCCTCGTCGGCCGAGATCGTGGCCGCGGCCCTGCAGGACCACGAGCGGGCCGTGCTGGTCGGCACCAGTTCCTACGGCAAGGGCACGGTCCAGCGCGTGCTCACCCTGCCGAACCAGGGCGAGCTGACGCTGACCTGGGCCCGGCTCTATACGCCGGCGCACTA from Aliidongia dinghuensis carries:
- a CDS encoding S41 family peptidase, giving the protein MGSKRSGCIEVGRRSLGGVLLLLSLMSACASSLDNRATRPDRLGHDSAETLFAEAFHEIHQYYLQPISSETLAMAGLARLDQDDRSFTVAEIGHTVVFFDKDTAIEHVPAPAPDDADGWAEVVATALVDGRSHAPALASASDEQLYQKLFDGILPKLDRFTRYAGADAARDQRASRDGFGGIGITLDYSDGNPRVSTVTPGTPAAREIRVDDRLAAVDNVPVESLTERQVINRLRGEPGSRVIVTLRRPGRGEPIMVSLRRALIVAPTVTVDRDDQVAVFRISSFNSGTVQSLADAIERMRTELGRQWRGVVLDLRGNPGGLLEQATGVAALFIDRGQIVSTRGRDPTATQDFEAHTGDQTHGLPVVVLVNGGSASSAEIVAAALQDHERAVLVGTSSYGKGTVQRVLTLPNQGELTLTWARLYTPAHYVLHEHGVVPVFCTSRAGASETAADPAARLAAIVEHGLHPQGVEAQPRATLADPAWQRLRRDCPVETEDNPLDLRLAKRLLHDPSLYAAALSAPAVALAQQSGGHSDAAPLQ